In Labrys monachus, the genomic stretch AGGCGCGGCAGGCGGCCGAACTGGCCAGCCGGATCGCCATAGCCGAGATTGATGAGGAAATTCGATTTCCAGGTCATTCCCGCGAAGAAGGCCGCGTCGAGCGCGGCATTGTCGAAGCCGGACATCGGGCCGGCGTCGAGGCCGAGCGCGCGCGCCGCGACGATGAGATAGGCCCCCTGGAGCGAGCCGTTGCGGAAGGCCGTCTCCCGGCTGAGTTCGGGGCTCGACGTGAACCAGGATCTCGCATCCCCATGCGGAAAGAGCTTCGGCAACTGCTCGTAGAACGCCGTGTCATAGGCGACGATCACCGTCACGGGCGCCGCCATCGTCTTGTCGAGATTGCCCTTGGACAGGCTCGGCCTCAGCTTTTCCTTGCCGGCCGGCGTGCGCACGAAGACGAACCGGGCCGGGCTGCAATTGGCCGATGTCGGCCCGAGCCGGACGAGGCCGTAGAGCTCGCGCAATAGATCGTCCGACACCGGCTCCGTCCGCCAGGCGCTGAACGTGCGGGCGCGGGTGAACAGGGTTTCGAGCGCCGCATCCCCGATCCGGGTCATCATACCTTCCTTCTTCACGACATGGACCAGACCGCCCTGGTCCGCAACCATAGGCACGCGGGGCGGCCATGCAAGCTTATATGTTCGTACATATGCCTAATCAGACATCAGGGAAATGCCCACAGGCGCGGCAGGCCCCGCGCCTCGGCGGCGGCGAGCCACGCCGGGATCCGTCCGGCGATCGTCGTACTCGCGCCTTGCCCATGCCTTTCCATGTCCGGACTTATCCGTACGACTTGGCACCGATCTTGCTTCGACATCGGACACGATGGCGCAATGCAATGGAGTTGCGACGATGGATATGGGCGTCTTCATACCGATCGGGAACAATGGCTGGCTGATCTCCGAAACCTCGCCGCAATATAAGCCGAGCTTCGCCCTCAACAAAGCCGTCGTTCAGAAGGCGGAGGGGTATGGCTTCGAATTCGCCCTCTCGATGATCAAGCTGCACGGCTTCGGCGGCAAGACCGAATTCTGGGACTACAATCTGGAATCCTTCACCCTGATGGCCGGCCTCGCCGCCGTCACGGAACGGATCAAGCTCTATGCCTCCACCGCCGTGCTGACCCTGCCGCCGGCGCTGGTCGCCCGCATGGCCACGACGATCGATTCCATCGCGCCCGGCCGCTTCGGCGTGAACATCGTCTCCGGCTGGCAGAGCGCCGAATACGACCAGATGGGGCTTTGGCCGGGCGACGACTACTTCGCCCAGCGCTACGACTATTCCACCGAATATGTGCAGGTGATGAAGGAGCTCTGGGCCACCGGCGAATCCAACCACAAGGGCCGGTTCTTCCAGATGGACCACTGCATGATGAAGCCGACCCCTTCGGCCGACATCCCGATCGTCGCGGCGGGCCAGAGCGGGCGGGGCATGCAATTCGCGGCCGAATATGCCGACTATAATTTCGTCATGGGCGTGGGCGTCAACACGCCCACCGCCTGCGCGCCGACCGCGCAGCGCCTCATCGAAGCCTCCGCCAAAAGCGGCCGCGACGTCGGCTCCTACCTGCTCTTCATGATGATCGCCGAAGAGACCGACGAGCTCGCGCTGGCAAAATGGAAGCACTACCGCGACGGCGCCGACGTCGGCGCCCTGTCGTGGATGGCCGACCAGGGCGGCAAGGACAAGGCCGCCGGCGAGACCGGCACCGCCCGCCACATCAACCTGCCCGAGGGGGCGGTGAACTTCAACATGGGCACCATCGTCGGTTCCTATGCCAGCGTCGCCCGCATGCTCGACGAGGTCGCCGCCATTCCCGGCGCCAAGGGCATCATGCTCACCTTCGACGATTTCCTCACCGGCCTCGACAAGTTCGGCGAGAGGGTCCAGCCGCTGATGGCGTCCCGCACCGCCATGCAGAAGCGTGCCGCCGCATGAACCGGCCCGTCCCGCCGGAGGTGCTGCGCGCCACCATCCTGGCCGGCACCATCGCGGCGAAGCCGGAGCGGCCGAGCGAACTGCCGCCGGCCTGGTCGGACACGCCGGAGCCCGGATGGGCGGAGCGCGACCTTCTCGCGCTCGCCCCGCCGCCGTCGACAGCCGCGGCCCCCGCCCCCGTGCAGGTGCCCGACGGCATGACGGTCCATGAATTCGGCGTCGGCGAACTCCAGGCCGCCTATGCGCAGGGCGTCACCGATCCGGTCGCGACGATCGAGGCCCTGATCGCCCGGATCGAGGCCCATCCGACCGGTGCCAATGCCGTGCTGGCGATGATCGCGGGTGCCGAGACCGCCGCGAAGGAGAGCGCCGAACGCATCGCCAGGGGCCAGGGGCGGCCGCTCGAAGGCATCCCCTTCGGCGTCAAGGACATCATCGACGTCGCGGGCGCGC encodes the following:
- the rutA gene encoding pyrimidine utilization protein A; amino-acid sequence: MDMGVFIPIGNNGWLISETSPQYKPSFALNKAVVQKAEGYGFEFALSMIKLHGFGGKTEFWDYNLESFTLMAGLAAVTERIKLYASTAVLTLPPALVARMATTIDSIAPGRFGVNIVSGWQSAEYDQMGLWPGDDYFAQRYDYSTEYVQVMKELWATGESNHKGRFFQMDHCMMKPTPSADIPIVAAGQSGRGMQFAAEYADYNFVMGVGVNTPTACAPTAQRLIEASAKSGRDVGSYLLFMMIAEETDELALAKWKHYRDGADVGALSWMADQGGKDKAAGETGTARHINLPEGAVNFNMGTIVGSYASVARMLDEVAAIPGAKGIMLTFDDFLTGLDKFGERVQPLMASRTAMQKRAAA
- a CDS encoding malonic semialdehyde reductase; amino-acid sequence: MMTRIGDAALETLFTRARTFSAWRTEPVSDDLLRELYGLVRLGPTSANCSPARFVFVRTPAGKEKLRPSLSKGNLDKTMAAPVTVIVAYDTAFYEQLPKLFPHGDARSWFTSSPELSRETAFRNGSLQGAYLIVAARALGLDAGPMSGFDNAALDAAFFAGMTWKSNFLINLGYGDPAGQFGRLPRLEFEEACRLD